A part of Prevotella melaninogenica genomic DNA contains:
- a CDS encoding PcfJ domain-containing protein, with protein sequence MKPRNKFEKAVLAESKHLLPITKQQSKWAFRECIDHFAYRLPKGRTTCMDCGHSWIMNKHRETCTCPHCRAKLQVKETYERKLQQKQYFTLLTTCGEFQVLRMFLLIVGMEKGYKAQTSIIEIGQYWWNMQGRKAMVAIQRVLGHYVDTFSYYSPMAIRNDNEAYQHIAYSPIYPKFKVTDILRRNGFKDNFYGIVPTQLIPALLTDSRVETLLKAGRIDHLRYFLGNKRTFEELWQSYKIAVRKGYDITDISLWSDYVDTLRRLGKDIHNPKYLCPTDLKGEHDRRYEELLRQREREEIEQKQKKAMEDEKRFKELKSKFFGICFTDGTIQVHVLESVQEHLEEGATMHHCVFSNEYYLKEDSLILSATIEGKRIETIEVSLRTLEVVQSRGVCNKNTEYHEQIVNLVNANRGLISRRMKATA encoded by the coding sequence ATGAAACCGAGAAACAAGTTTGAGAAAGCAGTACTTGCAGAGAGCAAGCACCTTCTCCCGATAACCAAGCAACAAAGCAAGTGGGCATTCCGTGAGTGCATAGACCACTTTGCCTACCGCTTGCCAAAAGGTCGCACCACTTGTATGGATTGTGGGCATAGTTGGATAATGAACAAACATAGAGAAACTTGCACTTGCCCTCATTGTAGGGCAAAGTTGCAGGTCAAGGAAACATACGAGCGCAAGTTGCAGCAGAAGCAGTATTTCACCCTACTTACCACTTGTGGAGAGTTTCAAGTATTACGTATGTTCCTACTTATTGTGGGTATGGAAAAAGGTTACAAAGCACAAACTTCAATCATTGAGATTGGGCAATATTGGTGGAATATGCAGGGACGAAAAGCTATGGTTGCCATACAGAGGGTTTTGGGACACTATGTTGATACCTTTTCCTATTATAGTCCTATGGCGATACGCAACGATAATGAAGCCTATCAGCATATTGCCTACTCACCGATATATCCGAAGTTCAAGGTTACAGACATACTTCGTAGAAATGGTTTTAAGGATAATTTCTATGGCATCGTGCCTACCCAGCTTATTCCTGCATTGCTCACAGACAGCCGAGTGGAAACATTGCTAAAGGCTGGTCGTATAGACCACTTACGTTACTTTCTTGGCAACAAGAGAACTTTTGAAGAACTATGGCAGTCCTACAAGATTGCAGTCCGTAAGGGTTATGATATTACAGATATTTCCCTTTGGAGTGATTATGTAGATACACTTAGAAGATTAGGCAAGGATATTCATAATCCAAAATATTTATGCCCCACAGACCTTAAAGGCGAACACGACCGCAGATACGAGGAACTTCTCAGACAGCGTGAAAGAGAGGAAATAGAACAGAAGCAAAAGAAGGCAATGGAAGACGAAAAACGTTTCAAGGAACTCAAATCAAAATTTTTCGGTATCTGTTTCACGGACGGCACTATCCAAGTCCACGTATTGGAGAGCGTGCAGGAACATTTGGAGGAGGGAGCAACCATGCACCATTGCGTATTCTCCAACGAATATTATCTTAAAGAGGACTCACTTATCCTATCGGCTACCATTGAGGGCAAGCGGATAGAAACCATTGAAGTATCTTTACGAACTTTGGAAGTGGTGCAAAGTCGTGGGGTGTGCAACAAGAATACAGAATACCACGAGCAGATAGTAAACCTTGTCAACGCTAATCGAGGACTTATAAGCCGAAGAATGAAAGCAACCGCATAA
- a CDS encoding PIN domain-containing protein, whose translation MKVVLDTNIIYSDFHLNGAKIKDLCESAKSIGATIYIPAVVIDESINKYCEKIQDCKTKIDKVFSDFERLTDKKVNLSQKSIDVITKEKEEYAKFFYAQIRRLNINIIPYPSTSHKDLVSRDLARKRPFQESGKGYRDALIWESLLTICTKPNDLFDMPQVVFINKNHKDFCLEGDLHPDLREDLSKLNINEDHVEVVENIDVFIKKFAKPKQKILQKIKDDFQSHGSYADINIIHETEQRLDKFLLYRQFDYENSPFRQEFENPSVVEIGKPEIKLDEVRQISENEVVIEYTVNVECTFDFFLFKADAMCMDEEELPQVWDNDWNKHYMAASDTATINLKFFLIVDNSFTKVLSDDIEIIDNADYQN comes from the coding sequence ATGAAAGTAGTATTAGATACAAATATTATTTATAGCGATTTTCATTTGAATGGAGCTAAAATTAAAGATTTATGCGAATCAGCAAAATCTATAGGGGCTACAATTTACATTCCTGCAGTAGTTATAGATGAGTCTATAAATAAATATTGCGAAAAAATACAAGATTGTAAAACGAAAATAGATAAAGTTTTTTCCGACTTTGAAAGATTGACTGACAAAAAAGTGAATTTGTCTCAAAAATCAATTGATGTTATCACAAAAGAAAAAGAAGAATATGCCAAATTTTTTTATGCTCAAATTAGGCGTCTAAATATAAATATTATACCATATCCTTCTACTTCTCACAAAGATTTAGTAAGTCGCGACCTTGCTCGTAAAAGGCCTTTTCAAGAAAGTGGGAAAGGGTATCGAGATGCTCTTATATGGGAGAGTCTCCTTACAATATGCACTAAACCTAATGATTTGTTCGATATGCCACAAGTGGTGTTTATAAACAAGAATCATAAGGACTTTTGCTTAGAAGGTGATCTACATCCTGATTTGCGAGAAGATTTGTCTAAATTAAATATAAATGAAGATCATGTTGAAGTTGTAGAGAATATTGATGTGTTCATTAAGAAGTTTGCTAAGCCCAAACAAAAAATCCTTCAAAAAATCAAAGATGATTTTCAATCCCATGGTAGCTATGCAGATATTAATATTATTCATGAAACTGAACAGCGTTTAGATAAATTTTTATTATATCGACAATTTGATTACGAGAATAGTCCGTTTAGGCAGGAATTTGAAAATCCCTCTGTGGTAGAAATAGGAAAGCCTGAAATTAAATTAGATGAAGTACGACAAATATCAGAAAATGAAGTTGTAATTGAGTATACTGTCAATGTAGAATGTACTTTTGATTTCTTTTTATTTAAGGCAGATGCAATGTGCATGGATGAAGAAGAATTACCTCAGGTTTGGGACAATGATTGGAATAAGCATTATATGGCGGCATCTGACACAGCTACAATAAATCTGAAATTTTTCTTAATTGTAGATAATTCATTTACAAAAGTATTGTCAGATGATATTGAAATAATAGATAATGCCGACTATCAAAATTAA
- a CDS encoding DEAD/DEAH box helicase yields MENLIYKIKNGENIEEIVSFVVNRIYTNGPTNISDMEILSYLSLYQKDVFEKYKKSILNYIGAFYKGAESNSLKSKVFSLYRDCIWEEFAHLYTPVQANIVHNISNNKCFSFSAPTSTGKSYVFLNLIKESQRDVVIIVPSRALINEFYIKLNSSITDKSVNILTFIDKINTRKANRNIFIVTPERCRELFKYEDFNVELFLFDEAQLSDEESKRGLYFDSIVRRCQKSFPEAKFVFAHPFVANPDSQIKKNHFNEETSKAFRYEQKNVGQLFMCMDEGRFYHFGVEKDLMGKTKVLYEGDPIETAICNGKSILFYVSKSSILNKSFLNKFEKYINLCADLNIEDVDIYLDNLKRYTGGDTVANKNYFSQMLSLLRRGIVIHHGSLPLQTRIIIEKFTKSGFCRLCFATSTLEQGINMPFDIVFLDRLEGSKPLSVKNLIGRAGRSTTDLDFDFGYVIINSSTMSKFRKIMLQNEILDDVSALEKETTHDDDYNTFKDAILNGTFSDDYNLTKSELQKMESNEVHDIVNRLLDLVFPDNTLIGINEISSDLKCKLDLYEYFIILYEMYLGRSLVDAERDVLSTAIKIMLWRVYGKTFKNICWYRYSYASKTKEREQRERQGKDTNRIFVNYLVGFHDIPDKMLKRYPLFDAKTLARDVDYDSIVYDTYDYLDKLIGFKLSDVYYAALKKYYLSNHDERALKLAKYIKYGTDNERYIWMLRYGMSYEDIEVLGEHIEDIDERQITFKPSIINVPEEDRTVINRFI; encoded by the coding sequence ATGGAAAACTTAATATATAAAATAAAAAACGGAGAGAACATTGAAGAGATTGTCTCTTTCGTTGTAAATCGGATATATACTAACGGACCAACAAATATATCTGATATGGAGATCCTTTCATATCTATCCCTTTACCAGAAAGACGTTTTTGAAAAATATAAGAAATCAATACTCAACTATATAGGAGCTTTCTACAAAGGGGCAGAATCTAATTCGCTTAAATCCAAGGTTTTTTCTTTATACCGTGATTGTATCTGGGAAGAATTTGCCCATTTATACACACCTGTTCAAGCAAATATAGTACATAATATATCGAATAATAAGTGTTTTAGTTTCTCTGCGCCAACAAGTACTGGTAAATCGTATGTCTTTTTAAATCTAATAAAAGAATCTCAACGCGATGTTGTAATTATCGTTCCGTCGAGGGCATTGATAAATGAGTTTTATATTAAACTTAATAGTTCTATTACTGATAAGAGTGTAAATATCCTTACATTTATTGATAAGATAAACACAAGAAAGGCAAATCGCAATATCTTTATTGTAACTCCAGAAAGGTGTCGGGAACTATTTAAATACGAAGATTTTAATGTGGAACTTTTCTTATTTGACGAGGCACAATTAAGCGACGAGGAAAGTAAGCGAGGGTTGTATTTTGATAGTATAGTGAGACGATGCCAAAAATCTTTTCCAGAGGCAAAATTTGTTTTTGCTCATCCATTTGTAGCCAATCCAGACTCCCAGATAAAGAAAAATCATTTTAATGAAGAGACATCTAAAGCATTTCGATATGAACAGAAAAATGTTGGACAGTTATTCATGTGTATGGATGAGGGGAGATTCTATCATTTCGGAGTGGAAAAAGATTTAATGGGAAAAACAAAAGTTTTATACGAAGGCGATCCTATAGAGACAGCCATTTGTAATGGTAAATCCATTTTGTTTTATGTGTCAAAATCTTCCATTCTCAACAAGTCATTTCTCAATAAATTTGAGAAATACATTAATCTTTGCGCAGATTTGAATATAGAAGATGTTGATATTTATCTCGATAATCTGAAAAGATATACAGGAGGAGATACTGTTGCAAATAAAAATTATTTTTCACAAATGTTATCTTTGCTAAGAAGAGGTATTGTTATACATCATGGTTCTCTTCCTTTACAAACAAGAATTATAATAGAGAAATTCACAAAGTCTGGTTTTTGCCGTTTGTGCTTTGCTACATCAACATTGGAACAAGGTATCAATATGCCTTTTGATATTGTGTTTTTGGATAGACTTGAAGGAAGTAAGCCATTGTCGGTTAAGAATCTTATAGGAAGAGCAGGTCGTTCTACAACAGATTTGGATTTTGATTTTGGGTATGTTATTATTAATTCATCTACGATGTCAAAATTTAGAAAAATAATGCTTCAGAATGAAATCCTTGACGACGTCTCTGCACTTGAAAAAGAAACTACACATGATGATGATTATAACACTTTTAAGGATGCCATACTAAATGGCACATTTTCTGATGACTACAACCTAACAAAAAGTGAACTACAGAAAATGGAAAGTAATGAAGTTCATGATATAGTAAATAGGCTTTTAGATTTAGTATTTCCAGATAATACTCTTATTGGTATAAATGAAATCAGTAGTGATTTGAAATGTAAGCTCGATTTGTATGAGTATTTCATAATATTGTATGAAATGTATCTCGGCAGAAGTCTAGTAGATGCTGAGAGAGATGTATTATCGACTGCTATCAAAATAATGTTATGGCGCGTTTATGGGAAAACATTTAAGAATATCTGCTGGTATAGATATTCTTATGCAAGCAAAACAAAAGAACGGGAACAAAGAGAAAGACAGGGAAAAGATACAAATAGAATATTTGTTAACTACTTGGTTGGATTTCACGATATTCCTGATAAGATGCTGAAACGTTATCCTTTATTTGATGCGAAGACCCTTGCACGAGATGTTGATTACGATTCCATCGTTTATGATACATATGATTATTTGGACAAACTAATAGGCTTTAAGCTGAGTGATGTGTATTATGCAGCATTGAAAAAATACTATTTGTCAAATCACGATGAGAGAGCTCTTAAATTGGCAAAGTATATTAAATATGGAACAGATAATGAACGATATATTTGGATGTTACGTTATGGAATGAGTTATGAGGATATTGAAGTCTTAGGAGAGCATATTGAAGACATAGATGAAAGGCAAATCACTTTCAAACCCTCTATAATTAATGTGCCAGAAGAAGACAGAACTGTGATAAATAGATTTATATAA
- a CDS encoding glycoside hydrolase family protein, whose amino-acid sequence MRTINAFILLCVFCLFCQPTLAQRRVRLADLPPFERAVVVVKYFEGLHGWKNYPYVGYGHQLQRGEHFTADMTERQADSLLRADLWKCFEHFKGYGKDALLLTLLAYNVGVGRLIGYGRHPKSKLLRKIESGDRNFYQEYVSFCRYKGKVLNGLVKRRKVEFVMFYMP is encoded by the coding sequence ATGCGAACGATAAATGCTTTCATTTTACTTTGTGTATTCTGCCTGTTCTGTCAGCCGACCCTTGCTCAGCGCAGGGTCCGGCTGGCAGACTTACCACCTTTTGAGCGTGCAGTAGTTGTAGTGAAATACTTTGAGGGACTGCACGGCTGGAAGAATTATCCGTATGTTGGGTATGGGCATCAGCTGCAACGGGGAGAGCACTTTACGGCGGATATGACGGAACGGCAGGCAGACTCCCTGCTCCGTGCCGACCTTTGGAAATGCTTTGAACACTTCAAAGGCTATGGTAAGGATGCCCTGCTGCTGACCTTGCTTGCCTATAACGTGGGTGTAGGGAGATTGATCGGTTATGGTAGGCATCCAAAGAGTAAGTTGCTGCGAAAGATAGAATCTGGAGACAGGAACTTCTATCAGGAGTATGTTTCCTTTTGCAGGTACAAAGGAAAAGTCTTGAATGGGTTAGTCAAACGGAGAAAGGTTGAGTTTGTCATGTTTTATATGCCCTGA
- a CDS encoding DUF3872 domain-containing protein: MKKILNTIWVMGVLTLAVFCLSACDRDLDVQQSYPFTVETMPVQKDIIRGQTAEIRCTLKRGGEFADTRYTIRYFQSDGKGLLKNDNGTVFKPNDRYPLTKDVFRLYYTSLSADRQTIDVYVEDSFGKVQQLTFSFNNEREEGKDKPASSRH; this comes from the coding sequence ATGAAGAAGATATTGAATACGATTTGGGTAATGGGTGTGCTGACCCTTGCTGTGTTTTGCCTATCTGCTTGTGATAGGGATTTGGATGTTCAGCAGTCTTATCCGTTTACGGTGGAGACAATGCCGGTTCAGAAGGACATCATAAGGGGGCAGACGGCTGAGATACGCTGCACGCTGAAGCGAGGCGGTGAGTTTGCTGACACTCGCTATACGATACGTTATTTCCAGTCTGATGGCAAGGGCTTGCTAAAAAATGACAACGGTACTGTCTTCAAGCCGAACGACCGCTATCCGCTAACAAAAGATGTGTTCCGCTTATACTACACCTCGCTCTCAGCCGACCGCCAGACAATTGATGTATATGTGGAGGATAGTTTTGGTAAGGTTCAACAGCTGACCTTTAGTTTCAACAACGAGCGAGAAGAGGGCAAGGACAAACCTGCATCTTCTCGCCACTAA
- a CDS encoding conjugal transfer protein TraO, which produces MVMKKSNIILTVCVAVAMTFSLPSQAQRLIPKQRGIEVVGSVPLIKGEKFLAADNFGMGASLTRYLGRENYTFVMAEYEQQNMPYRSYNVKLKDALLQVGYMHPVLSDRGKNVFLYGGISALGGYEQLNEGKKLLPDGATLLDRSHFVYGGAVHGSVEVFLTDRVLFLVKAQGRLLFGSDVYRFRPAVSAGLRFNF; this is translated from the coding sequence ATGGTAATGAAGAAGAGCAATATCATTCTGACAGTATGCGTTGCGGTGGCCATGACTTTCAGTCTGCCATCGCAGGCACAGCGACTGATACCCAAGCAAAGGGGAATAGAGGTCGTAGGGAGTGTTCCACTTATCAAGGGAGAAAAGTTCCTTGCTGCCGACAATTTCGGCATGGGAGCATCACTCACCCGATATCTGGGGCGTGAGAATTATACCTTTGTTATGGCAGAGTATGAACAGCAGAATATGCCGTACAGAAGTTATAACGTAAAGCTCAAGGATGCTCTCTTGCAGGTGGGCTATATGCACCCTGTTCTCTCCGACAGAGGTAAGAACGTGTTTCTCTATGGTGGCATATCCGCTTTGGGGGGCTATGAGCAGCTGAACGAAGGCAAAAAGCTACTGCCCGATGGGGCAACACTGCTCGACCGCTCCCACTTTGTCTATGGTGGTGCCGTGCATGGTTCGGTAGAAGTGTTTCTAACAGACAGAGTTCTCTTTCTTGTAAAGGCGCAGGGGCGGTTGCTCTTCGGCTCGGACGTGTATCGTTTTCGTCCGGCTGTTTCAGCAGGACTAAGGTTTAACTTTTAA
- the traN gene encoding conjugative transposon protein TraN — translation MKKIILSMAMLAMVGATATAQKNNDGLTPSRPLTSGELFQGMSRAIPTGRVVLPYGLDVTFDKTVHLIFPSAIRYVDLGSQNIIAGKAEDAENVLRVKASVKDFETETNMSVICEDGSFYAFNVKYADEPEKLSIEMKDFLSTTEGRLPSNRSDIYFKELGNESPVLVKLMMQTIYQNDKRTIKHIGAQQFGMKFLLCGLYAHNGLLYFHTRMENGTNMPYSVDFITFKVVDKKMAKRTAIQEQVLQPLRAYHQVMRVRGMGSEHSVFALEQFSLAEDKQLEVTLYERNGGRTLTFYVTAEDLQLAKKIDNLKLKW, via the coding sequence ATGAAGAAAATTATTTTATCAATGGCTATGCTTGCCATGGTGGGAGCAACAGCCACAGCACAGAAAAACAATGATGGTCTGACACCAAGCCGTCCGCTTACTTCGGGAGAGCTCTTTCAAGGTATGAGCCGTGCCATACCAACGGGGCGTGTCGTACTGCCGTATGGTCTTGACGTTACCTTTGACAAGACCGTGCATCTTATCTTCCCTTCTGCCATCCGCTATGTAGACTTAGGTTCGCAGAACATCATCGCAGGGAAGGCGGAGGATGCTGAGAACGTACTACGTGTAAAGGCTTCGGTGAAGGATTTTGAAACGGAAACCAATATGAGTGTCATCTGTGAGGACGGCTCTTTCTATGCTTTCAACGTAAAGTATGCTGATGAGCCAGAGAAGTTAAGTATCGAGATGAAAGACTTTCTCTCCACGACGGAAGGTAGACTGCCGAGCAATCGCTCTGACATTTACTTTAAGGAACTTGGTAACGAGTCGCCCGTATTAGTAAAGCTGATGATGCAGACTATCTATCAGAACGACAAGCGTACCATCAAGCATATCGGTGCACAGCAGTTCGGCATGAAGTTCCTGCTTTGTGGCTTGTATGCCCATAACGGCTTGCTGTATTTCCACACTCGTATGGAAAACGGCACGAATATGCCGTACTCAGTGGATTTTATCACCTTTAAGGTGGTTGATAAGAAGATGGCAAAGCGCACCGCTATACAGGAACAGGTGTTGCAGCCGCTTCGTGCCTATCATCAGGTGATGCGGGTGCGTGGCATGGGCAGTGAACACTCCGTGTTTGCGCTCGAACAGTTTTCTCTTGCAGAAGACAAGCAGCTTGAAGTGACGCTCTATGAGAGAAATGGCGGTCGTACACTGACCTTTTATGTGACGGCAGAAGACCTGCAGTTGGCAAAGAAGATTGATAACCTCAAACTGAAATGGTAA
- the traM gene encoding conjugative transposon protein TraM encodes MDNKQKEQMKKGLVFGGLGLLFALSMWFIFAPSGKDKTAAEQGLNDSIPQATTEKLTENKFKAYELGDKAHEEEQTREEMGRLSDYFAQNTAPSEAQRAETDASTAKIENSMHRYEENNRLLNSFYAPDPHEEEREAMRQEIDNLKKELSAKDSREDNEEKRQLALMEKSYQMAAKYLPKASTPPSLGNDFTEGKGQTSTDKGQSMGSNISGGSADLPAMEILAERKQVVSSLGQPMSDADFIKEYGTKARNLGFHSLASTTAPTMRNTLRVVVDRTTTLKEGDNVMLRLLESAKVQGLHIPRQSRLIAVAKIEGNRMHLLIKSIEVDGHIIAVKLSAYDTDGQEGMYIPGSEDINALKEVGANIGGSMGTSFTFASSAKDQIISEAARGVMQGASQLLQKKLRTIKVTLKGSYRLFLVQSK; translated from the coding sequence ATGGATAATAAACAGAAAGAACAAATGAAGAAAGGCTTGGTCTTCGGAGGTCTGGGACTGCTGTTTGCCCTTTCAATGTGGTTTATCTTCGCACCTTCGGGCAAGGATAAGACCGCAGCGGAGCAGGGACTCAATGATAGCATCCCACAGGCAACGACGGAAAAGCTCACCGAGAATAAGTTCAAAGCCTACGAATTAGGCGACAAGGCACACGAGGAGGAACAGACCCGTGAGGAGATGGGCAGACTATCGGACTATTTCGCACAGAACACTGCCCCATCAGAGGCGCAGCGTGCAGAGACAGATGCTTCTACGGCAAAGATAGAAAATTCCATGCATCGCTATGAGGAGAATAACCGTCTCTTGAACTCTTTTTATGCTCCTGACCCACACGAAGAGGAACGTGAGGCAATGAGACAGGAGATTGACAACCTTAAAAAAGAACTCTCTGCCAAAGACAGCAGGGAGGACAATGAGGAGAAACGGCAGCTTGCCTTGATGGAAAAGAGCTATCAGATGGCAGCGAAGTATCTTCCCAAGGCTTCAACTCCACCATCTTTGGGTAATGACTTTACCGAGGGTAAAGGGCAAACGTCAACGGACAAAGGTCAGAGTATGGGCAGTAATATAAGCGGAGGTTCGGCCGACTTGCCTGCAATGGAAATCTTGGCGGAACGCAAACAGGTAGTATCCTCACTGGGGCAGCCGATGAGCGACGCTGACTTCATCAAGGAGTATGGCACGAAAGCACGCAACTTGGGCTTCCATTCGCTCGCAAGCACGACTGCACCTACAATGCGCAACACACTCAGAGTGGTGGTGGACAGGACAACGACGCTCAAAGAGGGAGATAATGTCATGCTCCGTCTGCTGGAAAGTGCCAAAGTACAGGGACTGCACATTCCACGGCAAAGCCGACTCATAGCCGTCGCCAAGATAGAAGGTAACCGTATGCACCTGCTTATCAAAAGCATTGAGGTGGACGGACATATCATAGCCGTCAAGCTCTCGGCATACGATACGGACGGACAGGAGGGCATGTATATACCAGGTTCGGAGGACATCAATGCACTTAAGGAAGTCGGGGCGAACATTGGTGGTTCAATGGGAACATCTTTTACCTTCGCTTCCTCTGCCAAGGACCAGATTATCTCCGAGGCTGCCCGTGGGGTGATGCAGGGTGCAAGTCAGCTACTTCAGAAGAAGCTGCGCACCATCAAGGTAACGCTCAAAGGGAGCTACCGCCTTTTCTTGGTTCAGTCCAAATAA
- the traK gene encoding conjugative transposon protein TraK gives MEFKSLGNIETSFRQIRLYAFVFAIVCVAVSGYAVYASYSFAKEQREKIYVLDQGKSLMLALSQDASRNRPVEAREHVRRFHELFFTIAPDKDAIEKNMERAFVLCDKSAFNYYKDLAEKGYYNRAISGNVNQRIEVDSIHCNFNTYPYAVTTYAREFIVRQSNVTERSLVTTCTLQNSVRSDNNPQGFLMENFLVKENRDIQTYKR, from the coding sequence ATGGAATTCAAATCACTTGGTAATATCGAGACTTCATTCAGACAGATAAGGCTCTACGCCTTTGTCTTTGCTATCGTCTGCGTGGCAGTAAGCGGTTATGCTGTCTATGCCTCGTACAGCTTCGCTAAGGAGCAGAGGGAGAAAATCTATGTGCTTGACCAGGGAAAGTCGCTCATGCTTGCCCTCAGTCAGGATGCAAGTCGTAATCGTCCCGTAGAAGCAAGGGAGCATGTACGTCGTTTTCATGAGCTGTTCTTCACCATTGCACCCGACAAGGATGCCATTGAGAAGAATATGGAGCGTGCCTTCGTGCTGTGTGACAAGTCGGCTTTCAACTATTACAAAGACTTGGCAGAGAAGGGCTATTATAACCGTGCCATATCGGGTAATGTCAATCAGCGCATAGAGGTGGACTCTATCCACTGTAACTTTAATACTTACCCTTATGCGGTAACGACCTATGCACGGGAGTTTATCGTCCGCCAGAGTAATGTCACAGAGCGTAGTCTTGTTACGACCTGCACGTTGCAGAACTCTGTCCGTTCGGACAACAACCCACAAGGCTTCCTGATGGAGAACTTCCTCGTTAAGGAGAACAGAGACATACAGACTTATAAACGATAA
- the traJ gene encoding conjugative transposon protein TraJ, protein MDFASLHELLRSTYDEMMPLCAQMTGIAKGIAGLGALFYIALRVWASIARAEAIDIFPLLRPFVLGFCIMFFPTVVLGTMNAVLSPVVQGTEMMVHQQEGNLAELTAKRDKLQEEAYLRNPETAYLVSNEKFDEKIEEMGIIGPEDAVTIAGMYAERAAYQTKQWIMKMVHDLLELLFHAAGLIIDTLRTFILIVLAILGPIVFGIAVWDGLAGSLTAWFSRYISVYLWLPVSSILTALLTKIQVLMIEKDIEALSDPNYLPDSGTWYYIVFFLIGIVGYFCVPTVAGWIIEAGGGIGSYGRNVNQTAQHGAQGAYTGGKAAMAGAGAAVGNVGGRIKGALLKGK, encoded by the coding sequence ATGGATTTTGCCAGTTTACATGAGCTGCTACGCTCAACCTATGACGAGATGATGCCACTCTGTGCCCAGATGACGGGCATTGCCAAAGGCATTGCGGGCTTGGGTGCACTCTTTTATATTGCTCTTCGGGTATGGGCTTCCATTGCCCGTGCCGAGGCGATAGACATCTTTCCCTTGCTGCGCCCCTTCGTGCTGGGCTTTTGCATCATGTTCTTCCCGACAGTCGTACTGGGTACGATGAATGCCGTTCTCTCGCCCGTAGTGCAGGGAACGGAGATGATGGTACACCAACAGGAGGGGAACCTTGCAGAACTTACTGCCAAGCGAGACAAGTTGCAAGAGGAAGCCTACCTTAGAAATCCTGAGACAGCCTACCTTGTTTCCAACGAGAAGTTCGATGAGAAGATAGAGGAAATGGGCATCATCGGACCTGAAGATGCCGTGACGATAGCGGGTATGTATGCCGAGCGTGCTGCCTATCAGACCAAGCAGTGGATCATGAAGATGGTACACGACCTCTTAGAACTCCTATTCCATGCTGCAGGGCTTATCATCGACACGCTACGCACCTTCATACTCATCGTTCTTGCCATTCTCGGTCCGATAGTCTTCGGCATTGCCGTATGGGATGGTCTTGCAGGCTCACTTACGGCATGGTTCTCACGCTATATCTCTGTTTACCTGTGGCTGCCTGTCAGCTCTATTCTTACGGCACTGCTTACAAAAATACAGGTGCTGATGATAGAGAAGGATATCGAAGCGCTCAGTGACCCTAACTACCTGCCTGATTCGGGGACGTGGTACTACATCGTCTTCTTCCTTATCGGTATTGTAGGCTACTTCTGTGTACCTACCGTGGCAGGTTGGATTATCGAAGCGGGAGGCGGTATCGGCTCTTACGGTCGTAATGTCAACCAGACAGCACAGCATGGTGCGCAAGGCGCATATACTGGTGGCAAGGCTGCTATGGCTGGCGCAGGTGCTGCTGTGGGAAATGTCGGAGGACGTATCAAGGGTGCACTGCTCAAAGGAAAATAA